A single region of the Parasphingorhabdus litoris DSM 22379 genome encodes:
- the erpA gene encoding iron-sulfur cluster insertion protein ErpA, which produces MNQTAQKTDQDSDQDIMLTANAAKRVAAIAEKQKKPAILRLAVEGGGCSGFQYRFGLAEDIEADDVAVEESGVTLVVDEISLDLVRGSAVDFVESLGGSAFQVTNPNAASGCGCGSSFSV; this is translated from the coding sequence ATGAACCAGACAGCGCAAAAAACCGATCAAGATTCAGATCAGGATATCATGCTGACAGCCAATGCAGCGAAACGTGTGGCTGCTATTGCCGAAAAGCAGAAAAAACCTGCGATACTTCGCTTGGCAGTGGAAGGTGGCGGGTGTTCCGGCTTTCAATATCGCTTTGGCCTGGCTGAGGATATAGAAGCTGATGATGTTGCTGTGGAGGAGTCCGGCGTAACGCTGGTTGTTGATGAGATCAGCTTGGATCTGGTCCGTGGCAGTGCCGTTGATTTCGTTGAATCCCTTGGTGGTAGTGCATTTCAAGTAACCAACCCCAATGCCGCTTCCGGCTGTGGTTGCGGTTCAAGCTTTTCTGTCTGA
- the trhA gene encoding PAQR family membrane homeostasis protein TrhA, with protein MYPSEIVHERVADGVVHISSLIAVLVGCVALVIYAFSAFDAPLIIACSIYAICMIASFTASASYHLLPQHHWRSGLRRFDHAAIYALIAGTFTPLLVHIGTTLVYFVLGAVWLLAIPAMLYKVLGENIEPRWSLASYIGLGWMGSIALPDFSSTLPMSALIAIIAGGFFYSFGTIFYGRKAQAYRYAVWHMFVLLGTAAFFLAIWLALFS; from the coding sequence ATGTACCCTAGCGAAATTGTCCATGAGCGCGTTGCCGATGGGGTTGTTCATATATCCAGCCTGATTGCGGTTCTTGTTGGTTGTGTGGCTCTTGTAATTTACGCATTCTCAGCATTTGATGCGCCTTTGATAATCGCCTGCTCGATCTATGCCATTTGCATGATTGCTTCTTTCACCGCTTCGGCATCATATCATCTCTTGCCACAGCATCATTGGCGCAGTGGCTTGCGCCGCTTTGATCATGCAGCGATCTATGCGCTCATTGCAGGAACTTTCACGCCGCTTCTTGTCCATATCGGTACAACATTGGTCTATTTTGTATTGGGAGCCGTCTGGCTGCTCGCAATCCCGGCTATGTTGTACAAGGTTTTAGGCGAGAATATCGAACCGCGTTGGTCGCTGGCTTCCTATATTGGACTTGGTTGGATGGGCTCAATTGCGCTTCCGGATTTTTCGTCAACACTACCAATGTCCGCGTTGATCGCGATTATTGCTGGAGGCTTTTTTTATTCTTTCGGAACGATATTCTATGGGCGGAAGGCTCAAGCCTATCGCTATGCGGTGTGGCATATGTTTGTGCTACTCGGGACTGCAGCGTTTTTCTTGGCGATTTGGCTGGCGTTGTTTTCGTAA
- a CDS encoding ferritin-like domain-containing protein encodes MPSAGEAVRNVLMTPEPAAKVMAARHATREWRKGRLDAEFTVSMPVVPARPARPELLRPGQMPRRGKGTSVTKRIALIHALAHIEFVAIDLAYDMVGRFGADFPREFADDWLRVGAEEAMHFVLLDRRLREMGSFYGDLPAHDGLWDTAKETAYDASARLAIVPMVLEARGLDITLDTVERFRAQGDLLTAKVLNRIYHDEIQHVFFGTKWFEFCCERQKTDPHRHWKNLVKKHFRGGLKPPFNDSARHAAGLTQEYYLGIE; translated from the coding sequence ATGCCATCGGCGGGCGAGGCGGTCCGGAATGTTCTGATGACACCAGAACCTGCCGCCAAAGTTATGGCCGCGCGTCATGCAACACGGGAATGGCGAAAGGGCAGGCTTGACGCCGAATTTACGGTTTCAATGCCGGTCGTCCCGGCGCGTCCGGCGCGCCCGGAATTGCTGCGACCAGGGCAGATGCCACGGCGCGGCAAAGGTACGTCGGTGACCAAACGTATCGCGTTGATCCATGCTTTGGCGCATATCGAATTTGTCGCGATTGACTTGGCATATGACATGGTTGGACGGTTTGGAGCTGATTTTCCCAGGGAATTTGCCGATGACTGGCTTCGTGTTGGCGCCGAAGAAGCGATGCATTTTGTCTTATTGGATCGGCGATTGCGTGAAATGGGCAGTTTTTATGGCGATCTGCCCGCGCATGATGGATTATGGGATACGGCAAAAGAAACCGCTTATGATGCGTCTGCAAGGCTAGCAATCGTCCCGATGGTACTCGAAGCACGCGGTTTGGATATCACATTGGACACGGTTGAACGTTTTCGGGCGCAGGGCGATCTGCTGACCGCTAAGGTGCTTAATCGTATCTATCATGACGAAATACAACACGTCTTTTTCGGCACCAAATGGTTCGAATTTTGCTGTGAACGGCAAAAAACCGATCCACACCGCCATTGGAAAAATCTTGTAAAAAAGCACTTTAGGGGTGGTTTGAAGCCTCCATTCAACGACTCAGCCCGCCATGCAGCCGGTTTAACTCAGGAATATTATCTTGGTATTGAATAA
- the coaD gene encoding pantetheine-phosphate adenylyltransferase: MRVGVYPGTFDPVTLGHMDIIQRGTRLVDKLVIGVTTNPSKSPMFSLEERLAMVRRETADLGDAVEVVAFNALLMKFAQKQGASIIVRGLRAVADFEYEYQMAGMNQQLNDQIETVFLMADVSLQPIASRLVKEIAVYGGEIHKFVSPTVCEEVVARVSETGLKGEQ; this comes from the coding sequence ATGAGAGTTGGGGTATATCCAGGAACATTTGATCCCGTAACACTGGGACATATGGATATCATCCAGCGTGGAACGCGGCTGGTGGATAAACTGGTAATTGGCGTGACGACCAATCCCTCCAAATCACCTATGTTTTCTTTAGAAGAACGGCTTGCAATGGTTCGCCGTGAAACTGCGGATTTGGGCGATGCAGTGGAGGTGGTTGCCTTTAACGCGTTGCTCATGAAATTTGCGCAGAAACAAGGTGCCAGTATAATCGTTCGCGGTCTTCGGGCGGTTGCTGATTTCGAATATGAATATCAGATGGCCGGAATGAATCAGCAATTGAATGACCAGATTGAGACAGTTTTTCTTATGGCTGATGTTTCATTACAACCGATCGCGTCTCGATTGGTCAAGGAAATCGCGGTCTATGGCGGAGAAATTCATAAATTTGTATCGCCAACAGTCTGCGAAGAGGTGGTTGCACGTGTTTCGGAAACCGGCTTGAAGGGTGAGCAGTAA
- the queA gene encoding tRNA preQ1(34) S-adenosylmethionine ribosyltransferase-isomerase QueA, with product MRVDLFDFALPQENIALRPAVPRDSARLLNASSSGHLSDHLVTDLPQLLSPKDILVFNDTKVIPAQLEGRRGEAKIGATLHKRVDLRRWQAFVRNAKRLKIDDVVEFGDGVSARAEEKFDDGSFLLHFLGSEPVEVLLGRAGTMPLPPYIASKRDIDARDVEDYQTMFAREKGAVAAPTAALHFTDRLIAALTEAGIGQETLTLHVGAGTFLPVKVDETDDHKMHSEWGRIEPEVADRLNRARQNGGRVIAVGTTSLRLLESATGEDGIIQPFEGDTDIFITPGYKFRAIDGLMTNFHLPKSTLFMLVSALMGLDTMQAAYAHAIAGGYRFYSYGDSSLLLP from the coding sequence ATGCGCGTTGATCTTTTTGACTTTGCGCTGCCGCAAGAAAATATCGCGCTGAGGCCTGCTGTTCCACGAGACAGCGCACGGTTACTCAATGCTTCCAGTTCCGGTCATCTTTCTGACCATTTGGTCACTGATCTGCCACAGCTTTTGTCACCGAAGGACATATTGGTCTTTAACGATACCAAAGTGATCCCAGCGCAGTTGGAAGGCCGACGAGGAGAAGCGAAGATTGGCGCTACACTCCATAAACGTGTCGACCTTAGACGTTGGCAGGCTTTTGTTCGCAATGCCAAACGACTCAAAATTGATGATGTTGTTGAGTTTGGCGATGGCGTTTCGGCGCGCGCCGAAGAGAAATTCGATGATGGCAGCTTCCTGCTTCATTTTTTGGGTTCAGAGCCCGTAGAGGTTCTGCTCGGAAGGGCAGGAACCATGCCGCTGCCCCCCTATATTGCGAGCAAGCGCGATATAGATGCGCGCGATGTGGAAGACTATCAGACCATGTTTGCGCGAGAAAAAGGCGCTGTGGCTGCGCCAACGGCAGCACTGCATTTTACAGATAGATTGATCGCGGCGCTGACCGAGGCTGGAATAGGTCAAGAAACACTAACTTTGCACGTCGGTGCTGGGACGTTCCTGCCGGTAAAGGTTGATGAGACTGACGATCATAAAATGCACAGCGAATGGGGGCGGATTGAACCGGAAGTTGCAGACCGGTTGAACAGAGCGCGTCAGAATGGCGGCCGGGTAATAGCGGTTGGTACGACAAGCTTGAGATTGTTGGAAAGCGCGACAGGTGAGGACGGCATCATCCAGCCTTTTGAAGGCGACACAGATATTTTTATAACGCCGGGTTACAAATTCCGGGCAATTGATGGTTTGATGACAAATTTCCATTTGCCAAAATCCACGCTTTTCATGTTGGTGAGTGCGCTCATGGGGCTTGACACGATGCAGGCGGCTTATGCTCATGCGATTGCAGGAGGATATCGGTTCTACAGTTACGGCGATTCAAGCTTGTTACTGCCTTGA
- a CDS encoding peptidylprolyl isomerase, giving the protein MVSKFIVSFFAIAMISSGAIAQEQAAPAEAAPASVPAEENMLHLDLSTGGRVTIQLFPNLAPNHVDRIKTLARQGFYDGIIFHRVIEGFMAQTGDPTGTGMGGSELPDLKAEFHAFPHLRGVVSMARAQGDDSANSQFFIVFYPRFALDKKYTVFGRVTEGMQYVDAINRGEPPATPSRILQASVAADGKAPPVAGAFSPIPEKEITVDDLNAPINP; this is encoded by the coding sequence ATGGTTAGCAAATTCATTGTGTCCTTTTTCGCTATCGCGATGATAAGCAGCGGCGCGATCGCACAGGAACAGGCCGCTCCTGCTGAAGCTGCTCCAGCCTCTGTTCCAGCAGAAGAAAATATGTTGCATCTCGACCTCTCCACCGGCGGCCGGGTTACAATTCAGCTTTTCCCCAATTTGGCGCCCAACCATGTGGATCGGATCAAAACGCTGGCACGGCAGGGTTTTTATGATGGGATAATTTTCCATCGGGTGATTGAAGGTTTCATGGCGCAAACAGGCGATCCTACCGGCACAGGTATGGGGGGATCTGAGTTACCAGACTTGAAAGCAGAATTTCATGCCTTTCCGCATCTACGCGGAGTGGTTTCTATGGCCCGCGCACAGGGAGACGATAGTGCGAATAGTCAATTTTTCATTGTCTTCTATCCACGCTTTGCGCTCGACAAGAAATATACTGTTTTCGGCCGAGTCACCGAAGGCATGCAATATGTCGATGCGATCAATCGCGGCGAGCCACCGGCAACCCCAAGCCGGATTTTGCAAGCATCCGTTGCTGCGGATGGTAAAGCACCGCCAGTTGCCGGTGCCTTTTCCCCTATCCCGGAAAAAGAAATTACTGTCGACGATTTGAACGCGCCAATCAATCCATAG
- a CDS encoding M23 family metallopeptidase, with protein MAGPVGTPIYATADGIVGRSQWVRGYGNYIEINHGNEIQTRYGHMSRLNVKANARVKMGDLIGFMGSTGRSTGSHLHYEVRIAGEAVNPMPFMQSNDFLLAQKLAPGEALGGPAE; from the coding sequence ATGGCTGGTCCGGTTGGAACGCCTATATACGCAACTGCAGACGGCATTGTTGGACGGTCCCAGTGGGTCCGCGGTTACGGCAACTATATTGAAATTAACCACGGCAATGAAATTCAGACCCGGTACGGGCATATGTCTCGCCTAAACGTAAAGGCTAATGCACGTGTTAAAATGGGTGATTTGATCGGCTTTATGGGTTCGACAGGTCGCTCGACCGGCAGCCACTTGCACTATGAAGTGCGGATCGCTGGCGAGGCTGTAAATCCTATGCCTTTCATGCAGTCCAATGATTTTCTTTTGGCCCAAAAGCTAGCTCCCGGTGAGGCTTTGGGCGGTCCAGCGGAATAA
- the tgt gene encoding tRNA guanosine(34) transglycosylase Tgt, whose protein sequence is MADRFSFSIDATDGKARTGKITMQRGDIRTPAFMPVGTAATVKAMKPETVQATGADIILGNTYHLMLRPGAERVAKLGGLHKFMNWERPILTDSGGYQVMSLSDLTKMSEDGVEFQSHLDGSRHMLTPERSMEIQRLLGSDIVMAFDECTKNGATYDEAMLSMERSMRWAKRSRDGFDMGEEHATKAALFGIQQGSLDRNIRAASAEALIEIGFDGYAIGGLAVGEGQEAMFDVLDYAPGQLPAEKPRYLMGVGKPDDLVGAVERGVDMFDCVLPSRSGRNGQAFTTTGPINIRNAKFAEDLEPLDSTCACSVCQTYSRAYLHHLIRSKEILGAMLMTEHNIAFYQSLMSQMREAIAAGVFAVFASDFRRKYLQT, encoded by the coding sequence ATGGCTGACCGTTTTTCTTTTTCGATTGACGCCACAGATGGAAAGGCGCGCACGGGAAAAATCACGATGCAGCGTGGCGACATTCGCACGCCAGCATTTATGCCGGTTGGTACCGCTGCGACAGTCAAGGCGATGAAGCCAGAAACAGTCCAAGCAACGGGTGCGGATATAATCCTGGGCAACACCTATCATTTAATGCTTCGCCCGGGCGCCGAACGCGTGGCAAAGCTGGGCGGCTTGCACAAATTCATGAACTGGGAGCGGCCAATTCTAACCGATAGCGGGGGCTATCAGGTAATGAGTCTGTCCGATCTGACCAAAATGAGTGAAGACGGTGTCGAGTTTCAGAGCCATCTGGATGGGTCTCGCCACATGTTAACCCCGGAACGGTCCATGGAAATTCAACGCTTGCTTGGTAGCGATATTGTGATGGCCTTTGACGAGTGCACAAAAAACGGCGCAACCTACGACGAGGCTATGCTGTCCATGGAAAGATCGATGCGTTGGGCCAAACGTTCGCGAGACGGTTTTGACATGGGTGAGGAGCATGCCACGAAAGCCGCTCTTTTCGGGATACAACAGGGGTCGTTGGACAGGAATATCCGGGCTGCTTCCGCCGAGGCGCTTATCGAAATTGGGTTTGATGGCTATGCTATTGGCGGTCTGGCTGTTGGTGAAGGGCAAGAGGCGATGTTCGATGTGCTTGACTATGCACCGGGTCAATTGCCTGCAGAGAAGCCGCGTTATCTGATGGGTGTCGGCAAGCCTGATGACCTTGTTGGGGCAGTGGAGCGCGGGGTGGACATGTTTGATTGTGTGTTGCCCAGTCGATCCGGGCGCAATGGCCAGGCATTCACCACAACGGGGCCGATTAACATTCGTAACGCGAAATTTGCCGAAGACCTGGAGCCGTTGGACTCTACCTGTGCTTGTTCTGTTTGCCAGACCTATAGCCGCGCCTATCTCCACCATCTGATCCGTTCAAAAGAGATATTGGGAGCGATGCTAATGACTGAGCATAATATCGCATTTTATCAATCTCTTATGTCACAAATGCGAGAGGCGATTGCGGCTGGTGTCTTTGCAGTTTTTGCGAGCGATTTTCGTAGGAAATATCTCCAGACATGA
- a CDS encoding bifunctional [glutamine synthetase] adenylyltransferase/[glutamine synthetase]-adenylyl-L-tyrosine phosphorylase, protein MIKGLPKPTSLKDAIMRAQDHAPYLCQAMEVQPELTALLASEDLDAAFEFVDQAGADADSVRQKLRREKRALALTLAIGDLAGRLSLTDVVTRLSDFADRSLDEALADIYATRYPDADPAGFAVIGLGKHGSRELNYSSDIDPIFLYDPEKIPMRGREEPSDASRRIGQQLVDALNTRDADGYVFRVDMRLRPSPEVSPVALPVEAAISYYESSALAWEQAAFIRSRLAAGDSELGRYFLEAINPFIWRRSLDYGAIRNIGAVSVQIRDHYAAGQNFGLGYDLKRGRGGIREAEFYAQMHQLIFGGREPALRVPATREALSVLADAGRINSEKAATLAHSYELYRVIEHRLQMVNDQQTHSLPGDAAGLDRAARLHGLNDGDELLTLLEGPVEAVGAIYDELIDSDDSDTLPQADQALDKALKSRGVEQVDIFAEKIKRWRSGKVTALRSAAAVESFEAVLPNIVEAIAASPDPQQALVRLDGLIDKLPTAINFFRMLEARPGLREMLIRILSHAPVLADELSRRTELFEGLIDTTALDLPPPVDELADQFARREDGDDYQMLLDRVRARVGEKRFALGTQLIESRHDPLAIAAGYARVAEAAIRVLTDATIAEFEQVHGKVPGSEILVLALGRLGGEALTHASDLDLIFLFTGDHSAESDGKRSLGGTQYFNRLAQRIVAALSVPTAAGPLYEVDTRLRPSGTQGPMAVTTESFHKYQSESAWTWEHMALTRARPVYGSVEACDQLQEQIETILQKEREPETLRKAVRKMRLDIVEHKPPKGLLDTKLMEGGLVDWEFIIHFLQLKTGEALHPQLGLAARGLVDGGHLNKDMVAAHELMTRLLVALRLMSPTCDYPPETSRELIAKAAGQESWDALLNGYDMARQCVIEEWNRHLRPDPHEILGDIV, encoded by the coding sequence ATGATCAAGGGACTGCCGAAGCCTACCAGCCTTAAAGATGCGATTATGAGGGCACAGGATCACGCGCCCTATCTATGTCAGGCGATGGAGGTTCAACCGGAGTTGACGGCATTGCTGGCGAGTGAAGACTTGGACGCAGCTTTTGAATTTGTCGATCAGGCCGGAGCTGATGCGGATAGTGTTCGTCAGAAGTTAAGGCGTGAAAAGCGAGCACTGGCCTTGACGTTGGCGATCGGGGATTTGGCCGGCCGATTGAGCTTGACGGATGTGGTAACTCGGCTGTCGGATTTTGCTGATCGCTCGCTTGATGAAGCTTTGGCGGATATATATGCGACCCGCTATCCTGATGCTGACCCTGCTGGTTTTGCAGTGATCGGATTGGGAAAACATGGCAGCCGAGAACTAAACTATTCTTCTGATATCGACCCGATCTTCCTCTACGATCCCGAGAAAATTCCCATGCGCGGCCGCGAAGAACCAAGTGATGCCTCACGCCGCATTGGTCAGCAATTGGTCGACGCCCTGAACACACGGGATGCTGATGGATATGTGTTTCGCGTTGATATGCGTCTGCGCCCCTCTCCCGAAGTCAGTCCCGTAGCCCTGCCAGTCGAAGCGGCCATAAGCTATTATGAATCCAGTGCACTGGCTTGGGAGCAAGCGGCATTTATCCGATCTCGCCTTGCAGCCGGTGACTCAGAACTTGGCCGCTATTTCTTGGAAGCTATCAACCCGTTTATTTGGCGGCGATCACTGGATTATGGCGCGATCCGGAATATTGGCGCGGTATCCGTTCAAATCCGTGATCATTATGCCGCGGGTCAGAATTTTGGACTAGGCTATGATCTGAAGCGCGGGCGTGGCGGTATCCGGGAAGCAGAATTTTATGCGCAGATGCACCAACTCATCTTTGGTGGGCGCGAACCGGCATTGCGTGTGCCGGCGACGCGCGAAGCGCTAAGCGTGCTGGCAGATGCTGGCCGGATCAATTCGGAAAAGGCGGCGACGCTTGCCCATTCTTATGAACTCTATCGGGTAATCGAGCACCGCCTGCAAATGGTGAATGACCAGCAAACACACAGCCTGCCTGGTGACGCGGCTGGGTTAGATCGGGCTGCTCGGCTTCATGGCCTAAACGATGGCGATGAATTGCTGACATTGCTCGAGGGACCGGTCGAAGCGGTTGGAGCAATTTATGACGAACTGATCGATTCCGATGATAGCGACACATTGCCACAGGCCGATCAGGCCCTTGATAAGGCATTGAAAAGTCGAGGGGTCGAGCAAGTCGATATCTTTGCTGAAAAGATCAAACGCTGGCGCAGCGGCAAAGTAACCGCACTTAGAAGTGCAGCAGCGGTTGAATCTTTTGAAGCTGTGCTGCCCAATATTGTCGAAGCCATTGCCGCGTCGCCAGATCCGCAACAAGCCTTGGTTCGTTTGGATGGTTTGATCGATAAATTACCGACGGCGATCAACTTCTTCCGTATGTTAGAGGCGCGTCCCGGGCTACGCGAGATGCTCATCCGGATATTAAGCCACGCGCCCGTTCTGGCGGATGAACTGTCGCGTAGAACCGAGCTTTTTGAAGGATTGATCGATACAACAGCGCTGGATCTACCGCCGCCTGTAGATGAATTGGCGGACCAATTTGCGCGGCGCGAAGACGGTGATGACTATCAAATGCTACTTGATCGGGTGCGCGCACGTGTTGGAGAAAAGCGATTTGCGCTTGGAACGCAGCTGATAGAATCACGTCATGACCCTCTCGCCATTGCGGCGGGCTATGCGCGTGTTGCGGAAGCCGCGATACGCGTTTTAACTGATGCGACCATAGCTGAGTTTGAACAGGTTCATGGCAAAGTCCCTGGCAGTGAAATACTGGTTCTCGCGCTTGGGCGATTGGGAGGTGAAGCTCTGACCCATGCGTCCGATCTCGATCTGATTTTTCTATTTACCGGTGATCATAGCGCGGAATCTGATGGCAAACGATCATTGGGCGGTACACAATATTTTAATCGCCTTGCGCAGCGTATTGTGGCGGCTCTTTCGGTGCCGACTGCGGCTGGGCCGCTTTATGAGGTCGACACTCGGTTGCGGCCGTCTGGTACGCAAGGTCCAATGGCAGTCACAACAGAAAGTTTTCATAAATATCAAAGTGAAAGCGCCTGGACTTGGGAGCATATGGCACTAACGAGGGCGCGGCCGGTATATGGCAGCGTCGAAGCATGCGACCAATTGCAAGAGCAGATCGAAACGATTTTGCAGAAAGAAAGAGAGCCAGAAACCTTGCGTAAGGCCGTCCGCAAAATGCGGCTGGATATTGTCGAACATAAGCCTCCCAAAGGCTTGCTCGACACCAAACTCATGGAAGGTGGCTTGGTAGACTGGGAATTTATTATCCACTTCCTTCAGCTTAAAACTGGCGAGGCTTTGCATCCGCAATTGGGTTTGGCGGCACGCGGGCTTGTCGATGGTGGGCATTTGAACAAGGATATGGTGGCAGCGCATGAATTAATGACCCGTTTGCTTGTCGCCTTGCGGTTGATGTCGCCAACCTGTGACTATCCACCTGAAACAAGCAGGGAGCTAATTGCAAAGGCGGCCGGTCAGGAAAGCTGGGATGCCCTTTTGAACGGGTATGATATGGCCCGGCAATGCGTTATCGAAGAATGGAATCGGCACTTGCGGCCGGACCCTCATGAAATTCTAGGAGACATAGTATGA
- the xth gene encoding exodeoxyribonuclease III, with amino-acid sequence MKIASFNINGIKARLPRLLEWLEETKPDVACLQEIKTQDEGFPAAEFEKIGYGAIWHGQKSFNGVAILTRDQQPEETKRGLDGEPEDEHSRYLEANVTAPGGGTVRVASIYLPNGNPQPGPKFDFKLRWMKRLRNRASEIWREEIPAVLAGDYNVIPRDNDVFSVKAMENDALMQPESRQAYQRILHDGWTDALGVTYPAGKIWTYWDYRSGGWQRDQGFRIDHLLLSPLAADHLRSCGVDKEHRGREKASDHAPTWVELNL; translated from the coding sequence GTGAAAATAGCCAGTTTCAATATTAACGGGATCAAAGCACGCCTGCCACGCTTGTTGGAATGGCTGGAAGAAACCAAGCCAGATGTTGCCTGCCTACAAGAAATCAAAACGCAGGATGAAGGGTTTCCAGCCGCTGAATTTGAAAAAATTGGCTATGGTGCCATTTGGCATGGACAGAAAAGCTTCAATGGCGTCGCGATATTGACCCGGGATCAACAGCCCGAAGAGACAAAAAGAGGCCTCGATGGAGAACCGGAAGATGAGCATAGCCGTTATCTTGAGGCCAATGTAACGGCACCGGGTGGTGGGACGGTTCGGGTAGCGAGCATCTACCTGCCCAATGGGAACCCGCAACCCGGCCCAAAATTTGACTTTAAATTGCGCTGGATGAAGCGTTTGCGCAATCGTGCGAGCGAAATTTGGCGCGAAGAAATTCCTGCAGTTTTGGCTGGCGATTACAATGTTATCCCGCGCGACAATGATGTTTTCTCTGTTAAGGCCATGGAAAATGACGCCCTGATGCAGCCCGAAAGTCGGCAGGCTTACCAACGTATCTTGCATGATGGTTGGACTGATGCACTTGGCGTTACCTATCCCGCTGGCAAAATTTGGACTTACTGGGACTATCGCAGCGGCGGTTGGCAGCGCGATCAAGGGTTTCGGATCGATCATTTGCTGCTTAGCCCACTGGCGGCCGATCATTTGCGCAGTTGCGGTGTCGACAAAGAACATCGCGGGCGGGAAAAAGCCAGCGATCATGCGCCGACATGGGTCGAACTTAACCTCTGA
- a CDS encoding peroxiredoxin, with the protein MIDVGELMPDMDLTAPDGGTVKLSDYHGKKLVLFFYPKASTPGCTTESKDFSALLPEFEKAGAAVLGMSADSPKRQQNFINKQELTVDIASDESTEFLEKIGVWAEKKMYGKTYMGIIRSTFLIGPDGKVLQAWPKVKVKGHAEEVLAAVQAA; encoded by the coding sequence ATGATAGACGTAGGCGAACTGATGCCAGATATGGACCTAACAGCACCTGATGGCGGCACGGTGAAATTGTCTGATTATCATGGCAAGAAACTGGTCTTGTTTTTCTATCCCAAAGCCAGCACGCCTGGTTGTACTACGGAATCAAAGGATTTTTCTGCCCTGTTGCCGGAATTTGAAAAGGCCGGTGCAGCGGTTCTTGGCATGTCCGCCGATAGTCCCAAGCGTCAGCAGAATTTCATCAATAAGCAGGAATTGACGGTTGATATCGCTTCCGACGAAAGTACCGAATTTTTGGAGAAAATCGGCGTTTGGGCGGAGAAGAAAATGTATGGCAAGACCTATATGGGTATCATTCGTTCCACTTTCCTGATCGGCCCTGATGGCAAAGTGCTGCAAGCTTGGCCAAAGGTGAAGGTCAAAGGGCATGCTGAAGAGGTATTGGCAGCTGTGCAGGCGGCCTAA
- a CDS encoding BufA1 family periplasmic bufferin-type metallophore, with translation MTKTTKLGSAATALIAAAALSACSGGASEATEGAEAAGEEVTEVAAAEKEKCFGIAKAGENDCAAGEGTSCAGTSVVDYQGNAWKYTEAGECEPQGGSLTEVADNDPPVPVASEG, from the coding sequence ATGACGAAGACAACGAAATTAGGTTCAGCCGCGACAGCGCTGATCGCAGCTGCAGCACTTTCCGCTTGTTCAGGTGGCGCTAGCGAAGCGACAGAAGGCGCCGAAGCCGCCGGTGAAGAAGTCACCGAAGTCGCTGCCGCTGAAAAAGAAAAATGTTTCGGCATCGCCAAAGCAGGCGAAAATGATTGTGCCGCTGGCGAAGGCACCAGCTGCGCCGGAACGTCGGTTGTAGATTACCAAGGCAATGCATGGAAATATACCGAAGCAGGCGAATGTGAACCGCAGGGCGGCTCGCTGACCGAGGTTGCTGATAACGACCCACCGGTTCCTGTCGCTTCCGAAGGTTAA